The region GCGGCGAGGGTACGCCGAACGGGAGACTTCTGGTCAGTTGCGTCCCCCACGCGGCGGAGCACTGACCCGCTCACCTTTTTTGGCCGAGACAGAGAGGCCCGGTATCCCAAGCCGCCTTCCTCCTATCCGCCCGGCACCGCCGGCTCCGGCGAAGATCGTCGACGACCTTGGGCTGATCGGTCTTCAAGACAACCCCGGCGCAAACCCGCCGGAGGTGCTCGGGGTGGTTGGGTGAGGAGCGGAGGCTGTTCTGTTGTCCGGTCCTCCGAGGTGCCCCCACTGTGCTGGGACTGAAGCGCCTTCTGTTCAGTTGGAACTCTGCAGTAATGCCCGCCGCCCATATACCTCGGGCAGCGGAGCCGGAATGAAATGGATGGATACTATGCAAAAAGCGCGCAGGGACGGCGGGTGCAAACTCTTATAAGAATGCAAGGAACCGGGCGTCTCGACTCGGAGGCGGCGAGGATGGCCCCCTAGCGGGGGCGTTGAATTCCCGGATTTATGAGTTTATTTTGAGGGCTATTGCCCCGGAAAACAAATCCCTAAAATCGTCGGTTTCCCGAAAAACAGTGGGCTCGCTGAGATTCGAACTCAGGACCTCCGCCATGTCAAGGCGACGTCATAACCAGCTAGACCACGAGCCCGTGTCTGCTCAATAAGATTGGTGTTCTGGGTATAAAACTATTCGCTTCCGGCACAAGCCGGTCTCTCTCGCGCCCGCCCCGCCGGGGGCCGGCACGCGGTTATAAAGGGGGTGATGGCCGGGACCGATCAGATCTCGGCGTGCTTTGCCGTGTGGATGCCGTCGATCTTCCGGATCTCGTCCATCGCATCGGCCGGCACCGAGGAGTCGACGGTGAGGACCATCAGCGCCTCTTCGCCCGGCTTGTGCCGTCCGACCTGCATCCCGGCGATGTTCACATTCGCGCGGCCGAGGATCGTCGCGGCCTTGCCGATGACGCCCGGCTTGTCGGTGTGGCGCGAGATGACCACGTGGCCGGTCGGGGTCAGGTCGGTCGCGTATCCGCCGATGTTCACGATCCGGACCCGGTTCGGGGCGGAGACGTTGCCGCTCACCGACTCGGTCATCTTGTCGGTCTTTGCGGTGATGCTGATGAGGTTCCGGAACCCCTGTGCCTCTTCGGTGGTGGTCTCGCTCACCCGGATGCCGCGCTCCTTCGCGACGAACTCCGCGTTCACGATGTTGACCGGCACCTGCAGGATCGGGTCCAGCAGGCCCTTTAAGATGACGCGGGTGATGAACTTCGTGTTCGGCACCTGGGCGATCTCGCCGCCGTAGGTGACGTCGATCGACTCAAGGCGTCCCTCGGTGAGCTGAATGAGGAGGCTCCCCATCTTCTGCGCAAGCATCGCGTAGGGCTCGATCAGCGCCTGCTGCTCCGCAGGCACCATCGGCGCGTTCACCACGTACTTCGCCGGGCCGCCCGAAAGGACGCTGATGCACTGGTTCGCAACCGAGATGGCGACGTTCTTCTGCGCCTCGACCGTGCTCGCTCCGAGGTGCGGCGTCACGATCACGCGGTCCAGCCCCATGAGCGGAGAGTCGGTCGGCGGTTCCGACTCGAAGACGTCCACCGCAGCGCCGGCAATCTTGCCGCTTGCAATCCCGTCCGCGAGCGCCTGCTCGTCGATGATCCCGCCGCGGGCGCAGTTGATCAACCGCACGCCGTCCTTCATGGTGGCGATGCTTTTCGCGTTGACTATGTGGCGCGTCTCCTTGATCAGCGGCGTGTGGACCGTGATGACGTCCGCCCTCCGGAAGAGGTCTTCGAGCGTGACCAGTTCGACACCGATCTTCGCCGCCCGCTCCTTGCTGATGAAGGGGTCGTAGGCGATGCACTTCATCTCCATGGCCCTTGCGCGCTTTGCGACCTCGTTCCCGATACGCCCAAGCCCCACGATGCCGAGGACCTTGTCGTTCAACTCGACACCCATGAACTTGGAGCGCTTCCACTCGCCCTTCTTGAGCGAGGCGTTCGCCTGGGGGATATTGCGCGCGAGCGAGAGCATCATCGCCATCGTGTGCTCCGTGGCCGCCAGGGTGTTTCCTTCCGGAGCGTTGGCGACGATGATGCCTCTGCGTGTCGCCGCTTCGGTATCGATATTGTCGACCCCTGCGCCGGCACGACCGATGAACTTCAGTTTCGCTCCCGCGTCGATGACACGCGCCGTCACCTCGGTGCCCGAGCGCACCAGCAGGGCATCGTAGTCTCCGATAGTAGCAACAAGCTGATCCTCGGTCAGCCCGGTATTGACATCCACATCGCAGAATTCTTTCAGGATGTCAATCCCTTCCTCTGCCAGCGGGTCGCTGACCAGCACTCTATATTTCACAGTTCAACCCATATCTGATTCGACATCATGTGTATTGATGCTTTTTCTTCCGAAATCTTTTATGGAATGGTGAGAAGTATATGTGTGGTGCGAGCATGAAGGAAATGCCCAACGTTCTGTGGCTCGAAGAAATAAAAAAGGAAGATATCACCTCCGTAGGTGGAAAGGG is a window of Methanoculleus sp. 7T DNA encoding:
- the serA gene encoding phosphoglycerate dehydrogenase, whose translation is MKYRVLVSDPLAEEGIDILKEFCDVDVNTGLTEDQLVATIGDYDALLVRSGTEVTARVIDAGAKLKFIGRAGAGVDNIDTEAATRRGIIVANAPEGNTLAATEHTMAMMLSLARNIPQANASLKKGEWKRSKFMGVELNDKVLGIVGLGRIGNEVAKRARAMEMKCIAYDPFISKERAAKIGVELVTLEDLFRRADVITVHTPLIKETRHIVNAKSIATMKDGVRLINCARGGIIDEQALADGIASGKIAGAAVDVFESEPPTDSPLMGLDRVIVTPHLGASTVEAQKNVAISVANQCISVLSGGPAKYVVNAPMVPAEQQALIEPYAMLAQKMGSLLIQLTEGRLESIDVTYGGEIAQVPNTKFITRVILKGLLDPILQVPVNIVNAEFVAKERGIRVSETTTEEAQGFRNLISITAKTDKMTESVSGNVSAPNRVRIVNIGGYATDLTPTGHVVISRHTDKPGVIGKAATILGRANVNIAGMQVGRHKPGEEALMVLTVDSSVPADAMDEIRKIDGIHTAKHAEI